DNA from Methanolacinia paynteri:
ACGATTACAGGTTTTCCGGTATTCTCTACAAAATTCTCCCAGTTGAGATCGTTCAACTCCATTATTACAGGTGAAGGCATCCGTTATCACTCCGATGAAAGAAACATCACAGAATACTTTCCCTGATGGTAATAAAAATTATCCATGATACCAGTCGAACAATCTGTGGCACACATTTATTATAATCCTTCAATCACGGACAATTGCCACAAATAATCATTCATACAGGACGGGATTAGAACGGACTGATACTACCTTATTTCAACTCTTTTTTAAAATAAACCATATCGATCAGTTGTATCCCTTCTTCAAACATCGGGTGATCGTAATTATCCACAAAAAAGTTTTTTATCTTGTGCGAATAGGTAAAACCGCATTTCTCGTAAAATTTTGTTGTAACCGGAAAGTCACCCGTTCCTACAAGCATTATATCGCATACATCACGGTAATGTTCAAGGACGAACCTGACCAGGAATTTCCCGTAACCCTTTCCCTGGAACTCTTCATATGTCGCAATATTTTTTATCTCGTAGATCCGGTCATCTACTCTTGCAACAACAC
Protein-coding regions in this window:
- a CDS encoding GNAT family N-acetyltransferase → MEVVQVFSDKKQFLELLLLADEQESMIDRYLEAGDLFALYDEGLRSVCVVARVDDRIYEIKNIATYEEFQGKGYGKFLVRFVLEHYRDVCDIMLVGTGDFPVTTKFYEKCGFTYSHKIKNFFVDNYDHPMFEEGIQLIDMVYFKKELK